Proteins from one Parvibaculum lavamentivorans DS-1 genomic window:
- a CDS encoding type II toxin-antitoxin system RelE/ParE family toxin, producing MVYRLARKAEEDIITVYQQGVVLFGAAQAETYHARLEQAFDFLSANPRAARERLEITPPVRCHPLGVHIIIYLIEENDDVLILRVRHSREDWDASPI from the coding sequence ATGGTATATAGACTCGCCCGCAAGGCAGAAGAAGACATCATCACGGTATATCAGCAAGGTGTAGTGCTGTTCGGCGCTGCTCAGGCTGAGACCTATCATGCACGGCTTGAGCAGGCGTTTGACTTTCTTTCGGCGAATCCAAGAGCCGCCAGAGAGCGCCTGGAAATCACGCCGCCCGTCCGCTGTCATCCGCTCGGCGTTCACATCATCATTTACCTGATCGAAGAAAACGACGACGTGCTGATATTGCGGGTGCGCCATTCCCGTGAAGATTGGGACGCCAGCCCGATCTAG
- a CDS encoding CaiB/BaiF CoA transferase family protein encodes MLPLQGIRVIDLTTVAMGPLASQWLGDFGADVIKIEAPDGDSTRQTGPSTEAGMATMFLSANRNKRSVVLDLKEPEARETLERLINSADVFMHNIRPQKLERLGLEPEKLIERNPRLVYAGLHGFGEAGPYGGRPAYDDIIQGLSGCADLMRRQTGEPQYFPTITADKTTGLVAAMAILAALTGRATSGRGAIVEVPMFECMVGFNLLEHLYGRQFVPPHGNMGYPRVLSRHRRPYRTSDGFICMLPYTDAHWHAFFVEAGAAEHAADPRFVTMSARTTNIDELYELAAGLIAQYSTGHWLAACERIGVPAAPVLSLDDLIEDPHLDAVDFFSELHDPALGDLLMPGVPVLFDGERPPVGMPPRLGQHNDEVLGEGGISKIDAEEPRARGPSED; translated from the coding sequence ATGCTACCGCTCCAAGGCATTAGGGTCATAGATCTCACGACGGTCGCGATGGGCCCCCTCGCGAGCCAATGGTTGGGGGATTTCGGCGCCGACGTGATCAAGATCGAGGCGCCAGACGGTGACTCGACACGTCAGACGGGACCTTCGACCGAGGCTGGAATGGCAACCATGTTCCTCAGCGCCAACCGCAACAAGCGAAGCGTCGTACTCGACCTGAAGGAGCCTGAAGCCCGCGAAACACTCGAACGCCTGATCAATAGCGCCGACGTCTTCATGCACAACATCCGGCCCCAGAAGTTGGAGAGGTTGGGACTGGAACCGGAAAAACTGATCGAGCGGAATCCGCGACTGGTCTACGCGGGGCTACATGGGTTTGGTGAGGCGGGGCCATATGGCGGGCGTCCAGCCTATGACGACATTATTCAGGGCCTGTCGGGCTGCGCCGACCTGATGCGGCGGCAAACGGGCGAGCCTCAGTATTTTCCGACGATCACCGCCGACAAGACAACCGGTTTGGTTGCGGCGATGGCGATCCTTGCTGCACTCACCGGGCGCGCTACAAGCGGACGTGGTGCGATCGTCGAAGTGCCAATGTTTGAGTGCATGGTCGGCTTCAACTTGCTCGAACATCTTTACGGTCGGCAGTTTGTGCCCCCGCATGGCAATATGGGCTATCCGCGCGTCCTCTCACGTCATCGCCGCCCTTATCGCACAAGCGACGGGTTTATTTGCATGCTGCCATACACTGATGCGCATTGGCATGCTTTCTTCGTGGAAGCTGGGGCGGCAGAGCATGCGGCTGATCCGCGTTTTGTCACGATGTCGGCCCGAACGACCAATATTGACGAACTTTATGAACTCGCTGCCGGTTTGATCGCGCAGTACAGCACCGGCCATTGGCTCGCGGCGTGCGAACGGATCGGCGTTCCCGCCGCGCCGGTGCTATCGCTCGATGACCTGATTGAAGATCCGCATCTCGACGCGGTCGACTTCTTTTCGGAGTTGCATGACCCGGCGCTGGGTGACCTGCTCATGCCAGGCGTACCGGTGCTGTTTGATGGTGAGCGACCGCCGGTCGGCATGCCTCCCCGGCTGGGACAGCACAACGACGAGGTGCTGGGAGAGGGCGGTATAAGCAAGATCGATGCAGAAGAGCCCCGCGCGCGCGGGCCATCGGAAGACTAG
- a CDS encoding MaoC family dehydratase translates to MPFEPSSKGHSEAQIGRGLFWHDMHIGTTLRTYTRTITETDLVSFVTLTGMIDSGFLDATIVGPMGGRPVPGALTYSIIEGFIVQSLIRGTGIAMLGCTQEAIAPVHVGDTIYATIEFTGVRPTSRGNRAVVDSAITIFNQLDKPVLRYTSRRMIAGRPEAVE, encoded by the coding sequence ATGCCATTCGAACCATCATCAAAAGGACACAGCGAGGCGCAAATCGGGCGGGGCCTGTTCTGGCATGACATGCACATCGGTACGACGCTCCGCACATATACGCGCACGATAACGGAGACCGATCTTGTCAGCTTCGTGACACTTACCGGCATGATCGATAGCGGCTTTCTCGATGCGACGATTGTCGGGCCAATGGGCGGACGTCCTGTGCCCGGCGCGCTGACCTATTCGATCATCGAAGGCTTTATCGTCCAGTCCCTCATCCGCGGAACCGGCATCGCGATGCTCGGCTGCACGCAGGAGGCAATAGCGCCGGTCCATGTCGGCGATACAATCTACGCAACTATCGAGTTTACCGGCGTGCGCCCGACATCCCGAGGCAATCGCGCGGTCGTCGACTCGGCGATCACCATCTTCAATCAGCTTGATAAGCCGGTACTGCGTTATACCTCGCGGCGGATGATCGCGGGACGTCCGGAAGCGGTGGAATAG
- a CDS encoding SIR2 family protein: MDDACPYSLISPASAGEPDDLLAGKNVEEGTRRIQALLADWLRMENVVVLTAAGTSVGAGGRIMSGPADNNLECLVLDAVEKCELAAEAKAVIDWKKKNDFGGGGFEDWLSYVFNVSHLTSDEKSPIKSVRWKDDSDLPTKAADKLTALLQRAIFAECALELDRTELSASAGSTTVSSGHIPFLAKLVARDATLGRTHLFTLNYDTLFEQAMEELGIQYFDGFTGRASARFDPAVYGLDVYYPGDVAEGRVRRFDKFLQFYKLHGSIHWEVDDTGDVRARHRDLSFARAYRGADTAGKAKLLAQPEFSSLAPLGILPTSQKFTHTLDMPYAHLFRLFHVRLNQPQTFFIVLGYGFGDDHVTRIIETALMNPSLVMLVVEPNPESVIISKIRKYQSLGQRAFVLTERLAGGGKCSYQVATFSDFARNVMPDVKWLEDYKRLRTFEGQLKKQESDDQKSGA; this comes from the coding sequence ATGGATGACGCTTGCCCGTACAGTCTCATTTCACCTGCATCCGCGGGCGAACCGGATGACCTTCTTGCTGGAAAGAACGTTGAAGAGGGAACGCGCCGGATTCAGGCGTTGTTGGCGGATTGGCTGCGGATGGAGAACGTCGTCGTTCTCACAGCAGCCGGCACTTCGGTCGGCGCAGGCGGAAGGATCATGTCCGGACCAGCGGACAACAATCTCGAATGCCTTGTACTGGATGCGGTTGAGAAATGCGAGCTCGCCGCCGAAGCAAAAGCGGTCATAGACTGGAAGAAGAAGAACGATTTTGGCGGAGGGGGATTCGAGGACTGGCTTAGCTATGTCTTCAACGTCTCGCATCTGACTTCGGACGAAAAGTCTCCTATCAAATCTGTTCGCTGGAAGGATGACAGCGACCTACCCACCAAAGCAGCAGATAAACTGACAGCGCTTTTGCAGCGGGCCATTTTTGCCGAATGCGCCCTCGAACTGGATCGGACGGAGTTATCTGCATCTGCCGGTTCGACCACGGTCTCCTCCGGTCATATCCCGTTCCTTGCAAAGCTGGTGGCACGAGATGCGACACTGGGGCGGACGCATCTCTTTACGCTCAACTACGATACTCTCTTCGAGCAGGCTATGGAGGAACTGGGAATACAGTATTTCGATGGCTTCACCGGTAGAGCCAGTGCGCGGTTTGATCCTGCCGTCTATGGGCTCGATGTCTATTATCCCGGTGATGTCGCTGAAGGCAGGGTTCGGCGCTTCGACAAATTTCTCCAGTTCTACAAACTGCACGGTTCTATTCACTGGGAAGTCGATGACACCGGTGACGTTCGAGCGCGGCATCGCGATCTGAGCTTTGCGCGGGCGTATCGTGGAGCGGATACAGCGGGAAAGGCAAAGCTGCTGGCGCAGCCGGAGTTTTCTTCTCTTGCGCCATTGGGCATTTTGCCAACCAGCCAGAAGTTTACGCATACGCTCGACATGCCATATGCGCATCTGTTTCGTCTATTCCATGTTCGACTGAACCAACCCCAGACCTTCTTTATAGTTCTGGGCTATGGGTTCGGAGACGATCACGTGACGCGAATTATCGAGACGGCTCTGATGAACCCGTCCTTGGTGATGCTGGTTGTTGAGCCAAATCCGGAATCGGTCATCATCTCCAAAATTCGTAAGTACCAGAGTCTGGGACAGCGTGCCTTTGTGCTAACCGAACGGTTGGCCGGGGGAGGCAAGTGCTCGTATCAGGTGGCTACGTTTTCCGACTTTGCCCGAAATGTGATGCCCGATGTTAAATGGTTGGAGGACTACAAGCGGCTGCGGACTTTCGAAGGTCAACTGAAGAAGCAAGAGTCCGACGATCAGAAGTCGGGGGCATGA
- a CDS encoding transcriptional regulator domain-containing protein, which translates to MNWQYPEQYEWLATLSAHGFAWEFLRRNTAFRKAADLSNSLPKITTDTSARFMSHNADSDGAKSWGLLQFESPRIDARGANVFWNPESCPSVLPVVTCSDAGRASGH; encoded by the coding sequence ATGAATTGGCAATATCCTGAGCAATACGAGTGGCTTGCAACTTTGTCGGCTCATGGCTTTGCTTGGGAGTTTCTAAGACGTAACACGGCTTTCAGGAAAGCTGCAGATTTGTCCAACTCTCTCCCCAAAATCACCACCGATACATCTGCGCGGTTTATGAGTCACAACGCTGATTCGGACGGAGCGAAATCTTGGGGACTACTTCAATTTGAGTCTCCTCGCATAGATGCTCGCGGGGCAAACGTGTTCTGGAATCCCGAAAGTTGCCCGAGCGTGCTGCCCGTGGTTACGTGCTCCGATGCGGGACGTGCGTCCGGACACTGA
- a CDS encoding type II toxin-antitoxin system ParD family antitoxin produces MATMNVSLPDPMKDWVEAQAETGRYSNASDYVRDLIRRDQERQDKISHMQVLVTQALESGVSDKSMDDILNEARQRATRS; encoded by the coding sequence ATGGCTACAATGAATGTATCACTCCCCGACCCTATGAAGGATTGGGTTGAAGCGCAGGCTGAGACCGGACGCTACAGCAATGCGAGCGACTATGTTCGCGACCTGATCCGCCGCGATCAGGAGCGGCAGGACAAGATTTCTCATATGCAGGTGCTGGTGACGCAAGCGCTTGAAAGCGGTGTCAGCGACAAATCTATGGACGATATTCTGAACGAAGCACGGCAACGTGCGACGCGTTCATAG
- a CDS encoding ATP-binding protein, which produces MMEQTRVIGHVVSVSGFRLKVELSPETKSSTRATLDGAHRAVAINSFLTFDLGAGVHAIGSLSDLEARETYDPTQDEELSLELIKPRRIASIQLLGTVGPTSTKKWKFDTGITVLPTLDTPAEVASPELLHSIFGDPPARNRPQDWGDSDFDYALEVGHQTGDENNKVKASFNDLFSRPLAIVGNTGSGKSYTVASLLRGIIDNEKVMSVKGIDPHIFILDINGEYANAFLSEKESGYAREPNRIYVNGKEWSVPIWLMNSEEACEWLSASEQTQQPVLKAWWAFLKGRTPEGGRTESDFLGEALAAIQLMYPLSGLSKNIARDRYLAISSFLEGSGIDKSELDGAMREYLARQQSGEYVNFYGAPVTNPVVIDNALRALSPRIEEARPAENAGEAKVHSGDTPIYFSAGVLGNTATLAAAASQEEAPQIEQHLTTLRMRLKARLADRRWSSLINYDQLGIKSAADWFRSLGFEAGASKVTVLDLSMMSHEVLPFICAVVGRVLLEAREKLPAGSRYSNPWLLVLEEAHNYARPSRQGEDRGQVLSRKAFERVAKEGRKFGLSLVVASQRPSEISPTIISQCANFFSHRLQNPDDIDHLKRILPRQAQRLLDQVTVLGSGEAIVFGSAVHVPARVQVKIPAQQPWSTTAAPFADWSKPKPFPLKEVMSAWGVEDE; this is translated from the coding sequence ATGATGGAGCAGACACGGGTCATTGGGCATGTCGTGTCTGTAAGTGGCTTTCGCCTCAAGGTGGAACTTTCGCCGGAAACGAAGTCTTCGACGCGCGCTACGCTCGACGGTGCGCACCGTGCCGTTGCCATCAACTCATTTTTGACTTTCGATTTGGGGGCGGGCGTGCACGCGATAGGCAGCCTGTCTGATCTGGAGGCGCGAGAGACCTATGACCCCACGCAAGATGAAGAGCTTTCCCTTGAACTGATCAAGCCGCGAAGAATTGCCTCGATTCAGTTGCTGGGGACTGTGGGGCCCACGTCGACGAAGAAGTGGAAATTCGATACCGGCATTACGGTTCTACCGACACTCGACACCCCGGCTGAAGTTGCAAGCCCTGAGCTTCTCCACAGCATATTTGGCGATCCGCCAGCGCGGAATCGTCCTCAAGACTGGGGGGATAGTGACTTTGACTATGCGCTGGAGGTTGGACACCAGACTGGCGACGAGAACAACAAGGTCAAAGCCTCTTTTAACGACCTGTTCTCCAGGCCGCTGGCAATCGTCGGCAATACCGGATCGGGTAAGTCATACACGGTTGCTAGTCTATTACGCGGGATTATCGACAATGAGAAGGTAATGTCGGTAAAGGGAATTGACCCTCATATCTTCATTCTTGATATCAACGGTGAGTATGCCAACGCCTTTCTTTCTGAAAAGGAAAGTGGCTATGCGCGCGAACCTAACCGGATTTATGTGAACGGGAAGGAATGGTCCGTTCCGATCTGGCTCATGAATTCAGAAGAAGCATGCGAATGGCTTAGCGCGTCCGAACAAACGCAGCAGCCGGTACTGAAAGCATGGTGGGCTTTTTTAAAAGGGCGGACTCCAGAGGGAGGGCGCACCGAGTCCGATTTTTTAGGGGAGGCACTTGCCGCAATCCAGTTGATGTACCCTCTCAGCGGTCTTTCTAAGAATATAGCCCGGGATCGATATCTCGCTATTAGCAGTTTTCTTGAAGGTTCTGGAATTGATAAGTCCGAACTAGATGGTGCTATGAGGGAGTATCTTGCTCGTCAGCAGTCGGGTGAGTATGTCAACTTCTATGGAGCACCAGTGACCAACCCGGTTGTGATAGATAACGCTCTTCGTGCGCTATCTCCTCGGATCGAAGAAGCTCGTCCTGCGGAGAATGCCGGAGAAGCAAAGGTTCACAGCGGCGATACACCGATCTACTTTTCAGCCGGAGTGCTAGGTAACACAGCGACACTCGCCGCTGCTGCTTCGCAGGAGGAAGCTCCTCAGATCGAACAGCATCTGACGACACTTCGCATGAGGCTCAAGGCGCGCCTTGCGGACCGTCGGTGGTCCTCGCTGATCAATTACGACCAGCTTGGAATTAAGTCAGCCGCAGACTGGTTCAGGAGTCTAGGCTTTGAAGCCGGAGCATCTAAGGTCACAGTTCTGGACCTCTCGATGATGTCCCACGAGGTCTTGCCTTTTATCTGCGCCGTAGTCGGCAGAGTGCTTCTGGAGGCAAGGGAGAAACTCCCGGCGGGCAGCAGATACAGCAATCCTTGGCTTCTTGTTCTGGAAGAGGCTCACAATTATGCCCGCCCGTCGCGCCAGGGCGAAGACAGAGGGCAAGTTCTTTCGAGAAAAGCTTTCGAACGTGTAGCGAAAGAAGGGCGAAAATTCGGTTTGTCCTTGGTCGTTGCGAGCCAGCGTCCTAGCGAAATTAGCCCGACGATAATCAGTCAATGTGCGAATTTTTTCTCTCATCGTCTGCAAAATCCCGATGATATCGATCACCTCAAGCGCATTCTTCCCCGGCAGGCGCAGCGGTTGCTCGACCAGGTAACCGTACTTGGGTCAGGCGAGGCGATAGTCTTCGGGAGTGCAGTACATGTACCCGCTCGTGTGCAGGTCAAGATTCCGGCGCAGCAACCATGGAGCACAACTGCTGCGCCGTTCGCGGATTGGAGTAAGCCAAAGCCCTTCCCGTTGAAGGAAGTCATGTCGGCATGGGGCGTCGAGGACGAATAG
- a CDS encoding RES domain-containing protein: MIRPDRELGAPPSHFASAGRMNAKGISVFYGATSVDTALAEVRPPVGSQVAIAQFELLRPIRLLDLTALEEIHESGSIFDPEYAYRLGRMMFLRKLTTRIARPVMPDDQDAEYLATQAVADFLATEGRVPLDGILYPSVQVDGAGLNIVLFHKAARCRELEFPDGTEFSARTFGMYEDGPEPEYWVTEDIPSNEEASKSKESDDPFDFLSPQLSDIGNHDFGDYDDREETLGVDLQSLRVHVISAVQFRSSEYQVTRHRWGKSEASF; the protein is encoded by the coding sequence ATGATCAGGCCAGATAGGGAGCTGGGCGCACCGCCATCGCATTTTGCAAGCGCGGGCCGGATGAATGCGAAGGGGATCTCCGTATTCTATGGGGCTACTTCTGTCGATACAGCACTTGCCGAAGTCAGACCTCCCGTGGGAAGCCAAGTTGCTATTGCGCAGTTCGAGTTACTCCGTCCAATAAGGCTACTGGACCTGACTGCGCTGGAAGAGATTCACGAATCCGGCAGTATATTTGATCCTGAGTATGCCTACCGACTTGGACGAATGATGTTCTTGCGTAAGTTGACCACCCGGATCGCTCGACCGGTAATGCCAGACGATCAAGACGCTGAGTATCTGGCAACGCAGGCGGTCGCAGATTTCTTGGCAACAGAAGGAAGAGTGCCGCTTGACGGTATTCTGTACCCGTCAGTGCAAGTTGATGGCGCGGGCCTAAACATCGTTCTGTTTCACAAGGCAGCCAGATGCAGGGAGCTTGAGTTTCCGGATGGAACAGAGTTCAGCGCCAGGACTTTCGGCATGTATGAAGATGGGCCGGAGCCCGAGTACTGGGTTACCGAAGATATCCCCTCAAACGAGGAGGCATCGAAATCGAAAGAATCGGACGACCCTTTCGATTTCCTGTCACCCCAGCTATCTGATATCGGCAATCATGATTTTGGTGACTATGACGACCGCGAAGAGACACTCGGTGTCGATCTTCAGTCTCTACGAGTGCATGTCATCAGCGCGGTTCAATTCAGATCCTCTGAGTATCAGGTGACCCGTCATCGGTGGGGCAAATCTGAGGCTTCCTTCTAG
- a CDS encoding aldehyde dehydrogenase family protein codes for MSVSIELTEPTRKTLSRPFQLLIDGGWSDSQSGDTLDVVNPADGSLIAKIPAGNEQDIDRAVGAARRAFEAGPWVAMTPGNRARMLWRIADLIEARKEEFSELETLDNGKPITMSKWVDVPASVAALRYWAGWCTKIAGETRAVDMPGEFLAMTLREPVGVVGLITPWNFPLMSAVSKLGPALAAGCTIVLKPAEQTSLTALRLGEVILEADVPPGVVNIVTGIGSVAGAALAEHDEVDKISFTGSTAIGKSLIGAARGNLKRLTLELGGKSPTIIFPDADMDRAIAGAGNSIFHNSGQICVAGSRLYVARKKYDEVVDGLVKFAAQFKLGPGLDPATTMGPLVSEKQRERVLDYIDSARAEGANVIAGGTVFGAQGYFVAPTIIGDVKPRMRVAQEEIFGPVLVATAVDDLDELAALANDTIYGLSASIWTRDISAAYKLARKIRAGTVTINSGSIAGPNLPFGGFKQSGWGRENGVDGIESFTELKTVIAAL; via the coding sequence ATGTCTGTATCGATCGAACTGACTGAGCCAACGCGAAAAACTCTCAGCCGGCCATTTCAATTGCTGATTGACGGTGGTTGGAGCGACTCGCAAAGCGGAGACACGCTCGACGTCGTCAATCCTGCGGATGGGAGCCTTATCGCTAAAATTCCGGCGGGCAATGAACAGGACATCGATCGGGCGGTCGGTGCGGCCAGGCGGGCATTTGAAGCTGGCCCCTGGGTCGCCATGACGCCGGGCAATCGCGCCAGGATGCTTTGGCGCATTGCCGACCTCATCGAGGCGCGGAAAGAGGAGTTCTCGGAACTCGAAACGCTCGACAACGGCAAGCCGATCACGATGTCAAAGTGGGTAGACGTCCCGGCTTCGGTCGCAGCCCTTCGTTATTGGGCAGGCTGGTGCACAAAAATCGCCGGAGAAACGCGCGCCGTCGATATGCCCGGTGAATTCCTGGCGATGACGCTTCGCGAGCCCGTCGGCGTCGTTGGCTTGATCACCCCTTGGAACTTCCCCTTGATGTCGGCGGTCTCGAAGCTGGGCCCGGCGCTTGCCGCAGGTTGCACGATCGTTTTGAAGCCTGCCGAACAAACCTCGTTGACGGCGCTTCGTCTTGGCGAAGTAATCCTCGAGGCAGATGTCCCACCAGGCGTGGTCAACATCGTCACCGGGATCGGATCTGTGGCCGGTGCGGCGCTGGCTGAACACGACGAAGTCGACAAAATATCCTTCACAGGATCTACAGCCATCGGGAAATCGCTGATCGGCGCGGCCCGCGGCAACCTCAAGCGCCTGACGCTTGAATTGGGCGGCAAGTCCCCGACAATCATCTTTCCCGATGCAGACATGGACCGCGCTATTGCAGGTGCCGGAAACTCGATCTTCCACAACAGTGGACAGATATGCGTTGCCGGGTCGCGTCTCTACGTCGCGCGAAAGAAATACGACGAAGTGGTCGACGGATTGGTGAAGTTTGCAGCCCAATTCAAACTAGGGCCGGGGCTCGATCCCGCGACGACCATGGGTCCTTTGGTCTCCGAAAAGCAGCGCGAGCGGGTTCTCGACTATATCGATAGCGCGCGTGCCGAAGGCGCGAACGTGATTGCCGGCGGCACTGTCTTCGGAGCCCAGGGCTATTTTGTCGCGCCAACGATCATTGGCGACGTGAAACCGCGGATGCGCGTAGCCCAGGAGGAGATCTTCGGTCCGGTATTGGTCGCAACTGCGGTTGACGACCTTGATGAACTGGCAGCGCTGGCCAATGATACGATTTACGGCCTTTCCGCCAGCATATGGACACGCGACATTTCCGCTGCTTACAAGCTTGCCAGGAAGATACGTGCAGGAACCGTCACAATCAACAGTGGGTCGATTGCGGGGCCGAATCTCCCGTTCGGCGGTTTCAAGCAATCGGGCTGGGGGCGCGAAAATGGAGTCGACGGCATTGAAAGCTTCACCGAACTCAAAACGGTGATTGCAGCGCTTTAG